A single window of Achromobacter xylosoxidans DNA harbors:
- a CDS encoding TRAP transporter large permease has product MALTLLSFTFMGFLVIGVPVAFAIGLSSITAIMYEDLPLAVAFQQMTSGMNAFSFLAIPFFIFTGELMLYGGIADRIVAFAKSLVGHVRGGLGMSNVVACTLFGGVSGSPVADVSAMGSVMIPMMKREGYHADYAVNVTTHAALVGALMPTSHNIIIYTLAAGGKVSIAALIAAGVVPALILTLCNLAAAYFVARSRGYPAGTFPGWHIVARSLVAALPGLFVVVLIIVGILSGVFTATESAAVAVLYALALTIFVYRSLTWDQFVRAASKAVKTTGVVLLLIGISATFGYLISFYGVAEKTGALMASISTSPWAIFLMVNIILFVLGTFLDMAATILICTPIFLPICMQYGMGPVQFGMVMLLNCALGLNTPPVGTTQFVGCAIGGVSVGTVMRTIWPFYGALLAALALVTYVPAFSLWLPGLLLN; this is encoded by the coding sequence ATGGCGCTGACCCTACTCTCCTTCACCTTCATGGGTTTCCTGGTGATCGGCGTGCCGGTGGCGTTCGCCATCGGGCTGTCGTCGATCACCGCGATCATGTACGAGGACCTGCCGCTGGCGGTGGCCTTCCAGCAGATGACCTCGGGCATGAACGCGTTTTCGTTCCTGGCCATCCCGTTCTTCATCTTCACCGGCGAGCTGATGCTGTACGGCGGCATCGCCGACCGCATCGTGGCGTTCGCCAAATCGCTGGTGGGCCACGTGCGCGGCGGCCTTGGCATGTCCAACGTGGTGGCCTGCACGCTGTTCGGCGGCGTGTCCGGATCGCCGGTGGCGGACGTCTCGGCGATGGGTTCGGTGATGATCCCGATGATGAAGCGCGAGGGCTACCACGCCGACTACGCGGTCAACGTCACCACCCACGCGGCGCTGGTGGGCGCGCTGATGCCGACCAGCCACAACATCATCATCTACACCCTGGCGGCGGGCGGCAAGGTGTCGATCGCGGCGCTGATCGCGGCCGGCGTGGTGCCGGCGCTGATCCTGACGCTGTGCAACCTGGCCGCGGCGTATTTCGTGGCGCGCAGCCGCGGCTATCCGGCCGGCACGTTTCCCGGCTGGCACATCGTGGCGCGCTCGCTGGTGGCCGCCCTGCCGGGGCTGTTCGTGGTGGTGCTGATCATCGTCGGCATCCTGAGCGGTGTCTTCACGGCCACGGAATCGGCCGCGGTGGCCGTGCTGTACGCGCTGGCGCTGACGATCTTCGTCTACCGCTCGCTGACCTGGGACCAGTTCGTGCGCGCCGCCAGCAAGGCGGTCAAGACGACCGGCGTGGTGCTGCTGCTGATCGGTATTTCGGCCACCTTCGGCTATCTGATCAGTTTCTACGGCGTGGCCGAGAAGACCGGCGCGCTGATGGCCTCGATCTCCACCAGCCCGTGGGCGATCTTCCTGATGGTCAACATCATCCTGTTCGTGCTGGGCACTTTCCTGGACATGGCGGCGACCATCCTGATCTGCACGCCCATCTTCCTGCCGATCTGCATGCAGTACGGCATGGGGCCGGTGCAGTTCGGCATGGTGATGCTGCTGAACTGCGCGCTGGGCCTGAACACGCCGCCGGTGGGCACCACCCAGTTCGTGGGCTGCGCCATCGGCGGAGTCTCGGTCGGCACGGTGATGCGGACCATCTGGCCGTTCTACGGCGCGTTGCTGGCCGCGCTGGCGCTGGTCACCTACGTGCCGGCGTTCTCGCTATGGCTGCCAGGCCTGCTGCTCAATTGA
- a CDS encoding TRAP transporter substrate-binding protein, with translation MLRPTLTRAILAAAALLTLIPATHAAELRSADIHPDDYPTVQAVRQFGELVKQRTNGRITVKVYAGGALGNEDDSIEQVKLGALAMARVSSAAMHNICQTTRVPSLPFLFRSKEHLHKVLDSEIGERILKSCESAGFVGLAWYDSGSRSMYTRNKPIKTLADAKGMKIRVQQSDLSVAMVEAMGGNATPMPMGEVYTSLKTGLVDAAENNYPSYESAHHYEVAKYYALTEHTMTPEILIFSKRQWDKLSAEDQKVLREAARESVPYMRKLWDEREQKSRAVVEKAGSQIVEVDKASFQAAMKPVYDRFVTTPDMKDLVAKIQAVQ, from the coding sequence ATGTTGCGCCCGACCCTGACCCGCGCCATCCTGGCCGCGGCCGCCTTGCTGACGCTGATTCCCGCCACCCATGCCGCCGAGCTGCGTTCGGCGGACATCCATCCCGACGATTACCCCACCGTGCAGGCCGTGCGCCAGTTCGGCGAGCTGGTCAAGCAGCGCACCAACGGCCGCATCACCGTCAAGGTGTATGCGGGCGGCGCGCTCGGCAACGAAGACGACTCGATCGAACAGGTGAAGCTGGGCGCGCTGGCCATGGCGCGCGTCTCCAGCGCCGCCATGCACAACATCTGCCAGACCACGCGCGTGCCATCGCTGCCGTTCCTGTTCCGCTCGAAAGAGCATCTGCACAAGGTGCTGGACAGCGAGATCGGCGAACGGATCCTGAAGTCCTGCGAGTCGGCCGGCTTCGTCGGCCTGGCCTGGTACGACAGCGGCTCGCGCTCGATGTACACGCGCAACAAGCCGATCAAGACACTGGCCGACGCCAAGGGCATGAAGATCCGGGTGCAGCAGTCGGACCTGTCGGTGGCGATGGTGGAAGCCATGGGCGGCAACGCCACGCCGATGCCGATGGGCGAGGTCTACACCTCGCTCAAGACCGGGCTGGTGGACGCGGCCGAGAACAACTACCCCAGCTACGAAAGCGCGCATCACTACGAGGTCGCCAAGTACTACGCGCTGACCGAGCACACCATGACGCCGGAAATACTGATCTTTTCCAAGCGCCAATGGGACAAGCTGTCGGCCGAGGACCAGAAGGTCCTGCGCGAGGCCGCGCGCGAGTCGGTGCCGTACATGCGCAAGCTGTGGGACGAGCGCGAGCAGAAGTCGCGCGCCGTGGTCGAGAAGGCCGGCTCGCAGATCGTCGAGGTGGACAAGGCCTCGTTCCAGGCGGCGATGAAACCGGTGTACGACCGCTTCGTCACCACGCCCGACATGAAAGACCTGGTCGCCAAGATCCAGGCCGTCCAATAA
- a CDS encoding SMP-30/gluconolactonase/LRE family protein, whose amino-acid sequence MATHAERIGTLLCGVGESPVWRAADQAFHWTDIPGRALWRWTPASGRLDHWTLPQMAGCIAPRGDGWLLAMEDGLYECGPLVAGQACQPRPLAPVRHDAPGMRFNDGRCDRQGRFLAGTMVMDMGLARNAGKLYRHGPGEALEAIVDDLIVPNGLAFSPDGKTMYLSDSHPSRQVVWAFDYDIDGGPLRNRRVFIPRLPAGRPDGAAVDADGCYWICGNEAGRIYRYTPDGRLDRSLEVPAARVAMCAFGGPDLDLLLVTSIRPADAAPDSIAGAVFILRPGARGLEETASAG is encoded by the coding sequence ATGGCGACCCACGCTGAACGCATCGGAACCCTGCTCTGCGGCGTGGGCGAAAGCCCGGTGTGGCGCGCCGCCGACCAGGCGTTCCACTGGACCGACATCCCCGGCCGCGCGCTGTGGCGCTGGACGCCCGCGAGCGGCCGGCTCGATCACTGGACGTTGCCGCAGATGGCCGGCTGCATCGCCCCGCGCGGGGACGGCTGGCTGCTGGCGATGGAGGACGGCCTGTATGAATGCGGGCCGCTGGTGGCCGGCCAGGCCTGCCAGCCGCGGCCGCTGGCCCCGGTGCGTCACGACGCGCCCGGCATGCGCTTCAACGACGGTCGCTGCGACCGCCAGGGCCGCTTCCTGGCCGGCACCATGGTCATGGACATGGGCCTGGCGCGCAACGCCGGCAAGCTCTACCGGCACGGTCCCGGCGAGGCACTGGAGGCCATCGTCGACGACCTGATCGTGCCCAACGGCCTGGCCTTCAGTCCGGACGGCAAGACCATGTACCTGTCCGACTCGCACCCGTCGCGGCAGGTGGTCTGGGCCTTCGACTACGACATCGACGGCGGCCCGCTCCGCAACCGCCGCGTCTTCATCCCGAGACTGCCGGCCGGCCGGCCCGATGGCGCCGCGGTCGACGCCGACGGCTGCTACTGGATCTGCGGCAACGAGGCCGGCCGCATCTACCGCTACACGCCGGACGGCCGCCTTGACCGCAGCCTGGAGGTGCCGGCCGCCCGCGTCGCCATGTGCGCGTTCGGCGGCCCCGACCTGGACCTGCTGCTGGTCACTTCGATCCGCCCCGCCGATGCCGCCCCCGATTCCATCGCCGGCGCCGTCTTCATCCTGCGCCCCGGCGCGCGGGGCCTGGAGGAAACCGCAAGCGCCGGTTAG
- a CDS encoding TRAP transporter small permease: MLATSTNDPDVAAGGRAHALAAPLDAYTRGCARLARLCMWTSVFGLVCLIVAVSLQIFGRHVLNSTPTWAESLALLLVLYVTMLGAAVGVRDAGHIGFESLVDALPVAGQRRLKIFIHLLVLLFGALMAWNCALLAESVWAYKIPNLGISNGWKYVPAALSGVLIALFSVEHVIALLRNQKVVPAWR; the protein is encoded by the coding sequence ATGTTGGCTACCTCCACCAATGACCCGGATGTCGCGGCGGGGGGCCGGGCGCATGCCCTGGCTGCCCCGCTGGACGCCTACACCCGGGGCTGCGCCCGGCTGGCGCGGCTGTGCATGTGGACCAGCGTGTTCGGCCTGGTCTGCCTGATCGTCGCGGTATCGCTGCAGATCTTCGGCCGCCATGTGTTGAACAGCACCCCCACCTGGGCCGAGAGCCTGGCGCTGCTGCTGGTGCTGTACGTCACCATGCTCGGCGCCGCCGTCGGCGTGCGCGATGCCGGCCACATCGGCTTCGAATCGCTGGTCGACGCCTTGCCGGTGGCCGGCCAGCGGCGCCTGAAGATCTTCATCCACCTGCTGGTGCTGCTGTTCGGCGCGCTGATGGCGTGGAACTGCGCCCTGCTGGCCGAATCCGTGTGGGCCTACAAGATTCCCAACCTGGGTATTTCCAACGGCTGGAAGTACGTGCCCGCGGCCCTGTCCGGCGTGCTGATCGCGCTGTTCTCGGTCGAGCACGTCATCGCCCTGTTGCGCAACCAAAAGGTGGTACCGGCATGGCGCTGA
- a CDS encoding NAD-dependent epimerase/dehydratase family protein has protein sequence MSLAVDRMPASPRCHRLLLTGAAGNLGRVLRPRLKACADVLRVSDVAAMAPAAPGEEVVPCDLADPAAVSELVRGADAIVHLGGVSVERSFEEILPANIQGVYHVYEAARVHGVRRVVFASSNHVIGFYEQGARLDADAPLRPDGYYGLSKAYGENLSRFYYDRYGIETVCLRIGSSFPEPKDRRMMVTWLSYDDLTDLVVRSLFTPNVGHLIAYGASANRDSWWDNHRAAALGFAPKDSSEAFRAQVEAQAPLPADDPAGRFQGGAFVKAGPFPFPPR, from the coding sequence ATGAGCCTAGCTGTCGACCGCATGCCTGCCTCCCCCCGTTGTCATCGCTTATTGTTGACCGGCGCCGCTGGCAACCTGGGCCGGGTACTGCGACCGCGCCTGAAGGCCTGCGCCGACGTGCTGCGGGTTTCCGACGTCGCGGCCATGGCGCCCGCCGCCCCCGGCGAGGAAGTCGTGCCCTGCGACCTGGCCGACCCCGCCGCCGTCTCCGAGCTGGTGCGCGGCGCCGACGCCATTGTGCACCTGGGCGGCGTTTCCGTGGAGCGTTCTTTCGAGGAAATCCTGCCGGCCAATATCCAGGGGGTCTACCACGTCTACGAAGCCGCCCGCGTCCATGGCGTGCGGCGCGTGGTGTTCGCCAGCTCCAACCACGTCATCGGCTTCTATGAACAGGGCGCCCGGCTGGACGCCGACGCGCCGTTGCGGCCCGATGGCTACTACGGCCTGAGCAAGGCCTACGGCGAGAACCTGTCGCGCTTCTACTACGACCGCTACGGCATCGAGACGGTCTGCCTGCGCATCGGCTCGTCGTTTCCCGAGCCCAAGGATCGCCGCATGATGGTCACCTGGCTCAGCTACGACGACCTGACCGACCTGGTGGTGCGATCGCTGTTCACGCCGAACGTCGGTCACCTGATCGCCTATGGCGCCTCGGCCAACCGCGACAGCTGGTGGGACAACCACCGCGCCGCCGCGCTGGGTTTCGCGCCCAAGGATTCCTCCGAAGCCTTTCGCGCGCAGGTCGAGGCGCAAGCGCCCCTGCCCGCCGACGATCCCGCCGGACGCTTCCAGGGCGGCGCCTTCGTCAAGGCCGGCCCCTTCCCCTTTCCCCCGCGCTGA
- the fahA gene encoding fumarylacetoacetase, producing the protein MTTAINETHDPSLKSWVASANTGTSDFPVQNLPYAAFRRKGSQESFRPGVAIGDQIVDLAALAAAKPFEGAAAEALAACQGDSLNALMALGHAHWSALRLALSRALREGAALRATVEPLLVAQADAEYTTPARIGDYTDFYISVHHATAIGKQFRPDNPLLPNYKWVPIGYHGRASSIGVDQKFPRPVGQTRPANEGETPQFGPCARLDYELELGIFVGTGNAQGERIKLADADAHVFGLCILNDWSARDIQAWEYQPLGPFLSKNFASTISPWIVTMEALEPFRTQWNRGPSEPQPLPYLASDANRAKGAYDVQMEVLLTTEQSRAGKQAPARLSRSNFRDAYWNVAQLITHHTVNGCNLQPGDMLGTGTLSGPQPSEAGSLLELNHGGKQPIELPWGEKRTFLQDGDQVIIRAECVKAGYPRIGFGECSGTVLPARV; encoded by the coding sequence ATGACCACCGCCATCAACGAAACCCACGACCCGTCCCTCAAGAGCTGGGTCGCCAGCGCCAACACCGGCACCTCTGACTTCCCGGTGCAGAACCTGCCCTACGCCGCGTTCCGCCGCAAGGGCTCGCAGGAATCGTTCCGCCCCGGCGTGGCCATCGGCGACCAGATCGTCGACCTGGCCGCGCTGGCCGCCGCCAAGCCCTTCGAAGGCGCGGCCGCCGAGGCGCTGGCCGCCTGCCAGGGCGATAGCCTGAACGCGCTGATGGCCCTGGGCCATGCCCACTGGAGCGCACTGCGCCTGGCGCTCTCGCGCGCGCTGCGTGAAGGCGCCGCGCTGCGCGCCACGGTCGAGCCGCTGCTGGTGGCCCAGGCCGACGCCGAATACACCACGCCCGCCCGCATCGGCGACTACACCGACTTCTACATCTCGGTGCATCACGCCACCGCCATCGGCAAGCAGTTCCGACCCGACAATCCCCTGCTGCCGAACTACAAGTGGGTGCCTATCGGCTACCACGGCCGCGCCTCCAGCATCGGCGTGGACCAGAAGTTCCCGCGTCCGGTCGGCCAGACCCGCCCCGCCAACGAAGGCGAGACGCCGCAGTTCGGCCCGTGCGCGCGGCTGGACTACGAACTTGAACTGGGCATCTTCGTCGGCACCGGCAACGCCCAGGGCGAACGCATCAAGCTGGCGGACGCCGATGCGCACGTGTTCGGCCTGTGCATCCTGAACGACTGGTCGGCGCGCGACATCCAGGCCTGGGAATACCAGCCGCTGGGCCCGTTCCTGTCCAAGAATTTCGCCTCGACCATCTCGCCGTGGATCGTCACCATGGAAGCGCTGGAGCCGTTCCGCACGCAGTGGAACCGCGGGCCGTCCGAGCCGCAGCCGCTGCCGTACCTGGCCTCCGACGCCAACCGTGCCAAGGGCGCCTACGACGTGCAGATGGAAGTGCTGCTGACCACCGAACAATCGCGCGCCGGCAAGCAGGCGCCGGCCCGCCTGTCGCGCAGCAATTTCCGCGATGCCTACTGGAACGTGGCGCAGCTGATCACGCACCACACGGTGAACGGCTGCAATCTGCAACCGGGCGACATGCTCGGCACCGGCACGCTGTCGGGCCCGCAACCGTCGGAAGCCGGTTCTCTGCTGGAACTGAACCACGGCGGCAAGCAACCGATCGAGCTGCCCTGGGGCGAGAAGCGCACCTTCCTGCAGGATGGCGACCAGGTCATCATCCGCGCCGAATGCGTCAAGGCGGGCTATCCGCGCATCGGTTTCGGCGAATGCTCGGGCACGGTGCTGCCGGCGCGGGTCTGA
- a CDS encoding LTA synthase family protein, which translates to MRRLTLRFILAVLALLTLSRLGLSWWMWDRVQAAGGLWPVLLGGLRIDVCLLSMVIALPAVFSPWLGHLPWAARVTAWWFRVWWMLYVLLEVSTPQFIAEYDTRPNRLYFIYLLNPKEVGSMLWQGYKGVLFTALVVLLVAAWLAVKLFPVRVRDPFLAWWKRPLASLAILALVVLGARGTLEHRPINPAKVAFSSDAMVNSLALNSLYSVFDAAYRMRDERSSAAMYPKMPVDEMNAIVRDKAGLTGAPLDPRYPSLHEQKATVRRDKPLNLVIILQESLGAQYVGSLGGKDLTPNIDRLGKEGWMFHRAYATGTRSVRGIEAVTAGFLPSVADAVVKLPRSQTGFFTLAQVLGKHGYHSRFVYGGESHFDNMRAFFLGNGFDEIVDRPKFENPVFEGSWGASDEDMFTQVDRLLRADGDKPVFTLAFSVSNHSPWEYPAGRIQPVGDPASVDNTVRYADWALGQFFDKAHKAPYWDNTVFLVIADHDSRVYGSIPVPVRHFQIPALILGAGIAPRQDERIVSQIDMAPTLLSLIGLDNINPMLGADLTQRDPNRALMQYADNFGYLRGDKLLVLEPSKAPREFRYRAAPVGQDETYDPVEPADDALTKEALAHALWASWVYREEKYRLP; encoded by the coding sequence ATGCGCCGGCTGACACTGCGCTTCATCCTGGCCGTGCTGGCGCTGCTGACGCTCAGCCGCCTTGGCCTGTCCTGGTGGATGTGGGACCGGGTCCAGGCGGCCGGCGGCCTGTGGCCGGTGCTGCTGGGCGGCCTGCGCATCGACGTCTGCCTGCTGTCCATGGTGATCGCGCTGCCGGCGGTGTTCTCGCCGTGGCTGGGGCACCTCCCGTGGGCGGCGCGCGTCACCGCCTGGTGGTTCCGCGTCTGGTGGATGCTGTACGTGCTGCTGGAAGTCTCCACGCCGCAGTTCATCGCCGAATACGACACGCGCCCGAACCGCCTGTACTTCATCTACCTGCTCAATCCGAAGGAAGTCGGTTCGATGCTGTGGCAGGGCTACAAGGGCGTGCTGTTCACCGCGCTGGTGGTGCTGCTGGTGGCGGCCTGGCTGGCGGTCAAGCTGTTCCCGGTGCGCGTGCGCGATCCCTTCCTGGCGTGGTGGAAGCGGCCGCTGGCGTCGCTGGCGATCCTGGCGCTGGTGGTGCTGGGCGCGCGCGGCACGCTGGAGCATCGCCCCATCAATCCGGCCAAGGTCGCGTTCAGCTCGGACGCGATGGTCAATTCGCTGGCCCTGAACTCGCTCTACAGCGTGTTCGATGCCGCCTACCGCATGCGCGACGAACGCTCGTCGGCCGCGATGTATCCGAAGATGCCGGTGGACGAGATGAACGCCATCGTGCGCGACAAGGCCGGCCTGACGGGGGCGCCGCTGGATCCGCGCTACCCCAGCCTGCACGAGCAGAAGGCCACGGTGCGCCGCGACAAGCCGCTCAACCTGGTGATCATCCTGCAGGAAAGCCTGGGCGCGCAATATGTCGGCAGCCTGGGCGGCAAGGACTTGACGCCCAACATCGACCGGCTTGGCAAGGAAGGCTGGATGTTCCATCGCGCCTACGCCACCGGCACGCGCTCGGTGCGCGGCATCGAGGCGGTCACCGCGGGCTTCCTGCCCAGCGTGGCCGACGCCGTGGTCAAGCTGCCGCGCTCGCAGACGGGCTTCTTCACCCTGGCGCAGGTGCTGGGCAAGCATGGCTACCATTCGCGCTTTGTCTATGGCGGCGAGTCGCACTTCGACAACATGCGCGCCTTCTTCCTGGGCAATGGCTTTGACGAGATCGTCGATCGCCCGAAGTTCGAGAACCCGGTGTTCGAAGGCTCGTGGGGGGCGTCCGACGAGGACATGTTCACCCAGGTCGACCGCCTGCTGCGCGCCGACGGCGACAAGCCGGTGTTCACGCTGGCGTTCTCGGTCAGCAACCATTCGCCGTGGGAGTACCCGGCGGGCCGCATCCAGCCGGTGGGCGATCCGGCCAGCGTCGACAACACCGTGCGCTACGCCGATTGGGCGCTGGGCCAGTTCTTCGACAAGGCGCACAAGGCTCCGTACTGGGACAACACCGTGTTCCTGGTGATCGCGGACCACGATTCCCGCGTCTACGGCTCGATCCCGGTGCCGGTGCGGCACTTCCAGATCCCGGCCCTGATCCTGGGCGCGGGCATCGCGCCGCGCCAGGACGAGCGCATCGTCAGCCAGATCGACATGGCGCCCACGCTGCTGTCGCTGATCGGACTGGACAACATCAATCCGATGCTGGGCGCCGACCTGACGCAACGCGATCCCAACCGCGCGCTGATGCAGTACGCCGACAACTTCGGCTACCTGCGAGGGGACAAGCTGCTGGTGCTGGAACCGTCCAAGGCGCCGCGCGAATTCCGCTACCGCGCCGCGCCGGTCGGGCAGGACGAGACCTACGATCCGGTCGAACCCGCGGATGACGCCCTGACCAAGGAAGCGCTGGCGCACGCGTTGTGGGCCAGTTGGGTCTATCGCGAAGAAAAATACCGCCTGCCTTGA
- a CDS encoding acyltransferase codes for MPRGRLAWLTGVFSTLLIGASTLFWCLLLFPMALLKLALPFAAARRRIDPILNGIATAWISVNTAWFTRIQRAPWDVRGNTGLRYADWYLVNCNHQSWVDIFVLQGALNRRIPLLKFFLKQQLIYVPVIGLAWWALDFPFMKRHGKADLRRNPALGRQDQETARRACQKFSLVPTSVMVFAEGTRFSPAKRDAQGAPYRHLLKPKAGGLAVSLNAMGTRFRSMIDVTIAYPAGVPSFWDMACGRMGTVRVRMRQVPVPPAFCEGDYSRDKAFRTEFHHWLGRQWQAKDDEIEALTTDAAATPRS; via the coding sequence GTGCCGCGCGGCCGCCTGGCCTGGCTGACCGGCGTGTTCAGCACGCTCCTGATCGGCGCCAGCACGCTGTTCTGGTGCCTGCTGCTGTTTCCCATGGCGCTGCTGAAACTGGCGCTGCCGTTCGCGGCGGCCAGGCGCCGCATCGACCCCATCCTCAACGGCATCGCCACGGCCTGGATCAGCGTCAACACCGCCTGGTTCACGCGCATCCAGCGCGCGCCCTGGGATGTGCGCGGCAATACCGGCCTGCGCTACGCGGACTGGTACCTGGTCAACTGCAACCACCAGTCCTGGGTCGACATCTTCGTGTTGCAGGGCGCGTTGAACCGCCGCATTCCGCTGCTGAAGTTCTTCCTCAAGCAGCAGCTCATCTACGTGCCGGTGATCGGGCTGGCGTGGTGGGCGCTGGATTTTCCCTTCATGAAGCGCCACGGCAAGGCCGACCTGCGCCGCAATCCCGCCCTGGGACGCCAGGACCAGGAAACCGCGCGCCGCGCCTGCCAGAAATTCTCGCTGGTGCCGACCAGCGTGATGGTGTTTGCCGAGGGCACGCGCTTTTCGCCGGCCAAGCGCGACGCGCAGGGAGCCCCGTATCGTCACCTGCTCAAGCCCAAGGCGGGCGGGCTGGCGGTGTCGCTGAACGCGATGGGCACGCGTTTTCGTTCGATGATCGATGTCACCATCGCCTATCCGGCGGGTGTGCCCAGCTTCTGGGACATGGCCTGCGGCCGCATGGGCACGGTGCGGGTGCGCATGCGCCAGGTGCCGGTGCCGCCGGCCTTCTGCGAAGGCGACTACAGCCGCGACAAGGCCTTCCGCACCGAATTCCACCACTGGCTGGGCCGGCAGTGGCAGGCCAAGGATGACGAGATCGAGGCGTTGACGACCGATGCGGCCGCCACGCCCCGATCCTGA
- a CDS encoding FadR/GntR family transcriptional regulator → MNAPVDTPVLPQRRPRNLAQGLVENISERIRGGDIRPGDKLPTESEIMRQFGVSRTVVREALSRLQASGLVETHHGVGTYALEPSGGGDFRVDPADIATVRDVLVLLELRICLESEAAGLAAVRRSEAQLAEMRRALDAFKAALDSGGDTITPDFQFHLLVSQATDNRYFADLMSHLGSAIIPRTRINSAKFAHEDRAAYLSRVNLEHEDIYSAIMRQDAEGARAAMRTHLSNSRERLRRVQ, encoded by the coding sequence ATGAACGCTCCTGTCGATACCCCCGTGCTGCCGCAGCGTCGTCCACGGAACCTGGCGCAAGGCCTGGTGGAAAACATTTCCGAACGCATCCGCGGCGGCGACATCCGCCCCGGCGACAAGCTGCCCACCGAATCCGAGATCATGCGGCAGTTCGGCGTCAGCCGCACCGTGGTGCGCGAAGCGCTGTCGCGGCTGCAGGCCTCGGGCCTGGTCGAAACCCATCATGGCGTGGGCACCTACGCGCTCGAACCCAGCGGTGGCGGCGATTTTCGCGTCGACCCGGCCGACATCGCCACGGTGCGCGATGTGCTGGTGCTGCTGGAACTGCGCATCTGCCTGGAAAGCGAGGCCGCCGGCCTGGCCGCCGTGCGCCGCAGCGAGGCCCAGCTGGCCGAGATGCGCCGCGCGCTGGACGCTTTCAAGGCCGCGCTGGACAGCGGCGGCGACACCATCACGCCGGACTTCCAGTTCCACCTGCTGGTGTCGCAGGCCACCGACAACCGTTATTTCGCCGATCTCATGTCGCACCTGGGTTCGGCCATCATCCCCCGCACCCGCATCAATTCGGCCAAGTTCGCGCACGAGGACCGTGCCGCCTACCTGTCGCGCGTCAACCTGGAGCACGAAGACATCTACAGCGCCATCATGCGCCAGGATGCCGAAGGCGCCCGCGCCGCGATGCGCACCCACCTGAGCAACAGCCGCGAGCGCCTGCGCCGGGTGCAATAG
- a CDS encoding phosphatase PAP2 family protein, whose product MSSLSPPAATRPTPAAYLATHVLGVTLFLACLAWWANASGWDLAIARALFNPALDDFPLHTNRWLELIGHRMVLALPIGIGLGAIAVAAASYRIPAWRSLRGPALALALTCMAGQLAITQLKHYTTLPRPYDLDTLGGYTPYPQSWWTWDRGKAGGALPSGHAGAGYSLLALYFAGWAVGRPGWRWWGLAAGIAAGLAFSAVRILQGAHFLSQTLWSAALMWLLAALFFWPVLHGTGGRPASVSIAQLSSRPGSHSENAGT is encoded by the coding sequence ATGTCGTCCCTGTCCCCTCCCGCGGCCACCCGGCCGACGCCCGCCGCCTACCTGGCCACGCACGTGCTGGGCGTGACGTTGTTCCTGGCGTGCCTGGCCTGGTGGGCCAATGCGTCGGGGTGGGACCTGGCCATCGCGCGCGCCCTGTTCAACCCGGCGTTGGACGATTTCCCGTTGCACACCAACCGCTGGCTGGAACTGATCGGCCACCGCATGGTGCTGGCCCTGCCGATCGGCATCGGGCTGGGGGCCATTGCCGTCGCGGCGGCCAGCTATCGCATTCCCGCCTGGCGCTCCCTGCGCGGGCCGGCGCTGGCGTTGGCATTGACCTGTATGGCGGGGCAGCTGGCCATCACCCAGCTCAAGCACTACACCACGCTGCCGCGGCCCTACGACCTGGACACGCTGGGCGGCTACACCCCCTATCCGCAGTCGTGGTGGACCTGGGATCGTGGCAAGGCCGGCGGCGCGCTGCCCAGCGGCCATGCCGGCGCCGGCTATTCGCTGCTGGCCCTGTATTTCGCCGGCTGGGCCGTCGGGCGGCCGGGTTGGCGCTGGTGGGGGCTGGCGGCGGGCATCGCCGCCGGGCTGGCGTTTTCAGCCGTGCGCATCCTGCAGGGCGCGCACTTCCTCAGCCAGACGCTGTGGTCGGCCGCCCTGATGTGGCTGCTGGCCGCGCTGTTCTTTTGGCCGGTGCTGCACGGGACGGGCGGTCGCCCCGCCTCCGTATCGATTGCTCAATTGAGCAGCAGGCCTGGCAGCCATAGCGAGAACGCCGGCACGTAG